In the Bradyrhizobium guangzhouense genome, one interval contains:
- a CDS encoding ABC transporter ATP-binding protein yields the protein MSALLSVTDAHVAYGKVEAVRSVSLQVGENEIVTIVGANGAGKTTLLSAIMGILPLKGRVAFAGQDLARLDIEDRVAMGLGLVPEHRELFVTMNVEDNLELGAFRIEKSRAKASIERIYTLFPRLKERRKQLAGTLSGGEQQMLAMGRALMGEPKLLMLDEPSLGLAPIIVADIFRIVTELKASGVSVLLVEQNAQAALKIADHAYVMELGEFVLSGKASDIAANERVAASYLGFQHEGASAI from the coding sequence ATGAGCGCGCTGTTGTCAGTCACCGACGCGCATGTCGCCTATGGCAAGGTCGAGGCCGTGCGCTCGGTCTCGCTTCAAGTCGGCGAGAACGAGATCGTCACCATCGTCGGCGCCAACGGCGCCGGCAAGACCACGCTGCTGTCGGCCATCATGGGCATTTTGCCGCTGAAGGGCCGCGTCGCCTTTGCAGGGCAGGACCTCGCCCGGCTCGACATCGAGGATCGCGTCGCGATGGGCCTCGGCCTCGTGCCGGAGCACCGCGAATTGTTCGTCACCATGAATGTCGAGGACAATCTCGAGCTTGGCGCCTTCCGCATCGAGAAGAGCCGGGCCAAGGCCTCGATCGAGCGGATCTACACGCTGTTTCCGCGGCTTAAAGAACGACGCAAGCAGCTCGCCGGCACACTCTCAGGCGGCGAGCAGCAGATGCTGGCGATGGGGCGCGCGCTGATGGGCGAGCCGAAGCTGTTGATGCTGGACGAGCCGAGCCTCGGCCTCGCGCCGATCATCGTCGCCGACATCTTCCGCATCGTGACCGAGCTAAAGGCGAGCGGCGTCTCCGTGCTGCTGGTCGAGCAGAATGCGCAGGCCGCGCTGAAGATCGCGGACCATGCCTATGTGATGGAGCTCGGCGAGTTCGTGCTGAGCGGCAAGGCCAGCGACATCGCGGCGAACGAGCGGGTGGCGGCGAGCTATCTCGGCTTCCAGCACGAAGGCGCGAGCGCGATCTAA
- a CDS encoding disulfide bond formation protein B, with protein sequence MTTQSAAIQAFRPAAGGPALTASLAVTLIAAATIAGAWFFQLVLEILPCPLCLEQRYAYYLAIPLGALTALAARSGAPRPLLLAGLAILTLAALANAGLGTYHSGVEWGFWKGPTDCSGPVVNLGSAGDLLSRLDTVKVVRCDEVQWRFLGLSLAGYNVLISLLMAAIAAWGFVRSAKRA encoded by the coding sequence GTGACGACCCAGAGTGCCGCAATACAAGCGTTTCGCCCCGCTGCCGGCGGCCCCGCGCTGACCGCTTCGCTGGCCGTCACCCTGATCGCGGCCGCGACGATCGCGGGCGCCTGGTTCTTCCAGCTGGTGCTGGAGATCCTGCCCTGTCCGCTCTGCCTCGAGCAGCGCTATGCCTATTATCTCGCGATCCCGCTCGGGGCGCTCACCGCGCTGGCGGCACGGAGCGGCGCGCCGCGGCCGCTCCTGCTGGCGGGGCTCGCGATCCTCACCCTGGCGGCGCTCGCCAATGCCGGCCTCGGCACCTACCATTCGGGCGTCGAATGGGGGTTCTGGAAGGGACCGACCGACTGCTCCGGTCCGGTCGTCAATCTCGGCAGTGCCGGCGATCTGTTGTCGCGGCTCGACACCGTCAAGGTGGTGCGCTGCGACGAGGTGCAGTGGCGCTTCCTCGGCCTCTCGCTCGCCGGCTACAACGTGCTGATCTCGCTGCTGATGGCCGCGATCGCCGCCTGGGGTTTTGTGCGGAGCGCAAAGCGAGCCTGA
- a CDS encoding branched-chain amino acid ABC transporter ATP-binding protein/permease: MQSRLPILVFACVMAAIPFIPGMPPFWIVLLDNIGLSALVAMGLVLLTGVGGLTSFGQAAFVGFGAYTTALLTTAYGLSPWLTLPLSLVVSGLLAVLLGLVTVRLSGHYLPLGTLAWGLGLFYLFSKLEVLGRNDGISAIPPLSIGSLKMLSPGSIYFAIWIAVILSALLTMNLLDSRTGRAIRALRRGHVAAEAFGVHTPRAKLLVFIHAAVLAGLSGWLYAHLQRAVNPTPFGAQAGIEYLFIAVVGGAGYVWGGVLGAAIVVILKEVLQSYLPLILPGSGQVETIVFGIMLVTLLQLAPGGVWPWLMSFLPERAGGRKLDTSLKLDQRTRTPAESGVLLQVEKARKQFGGVIAVNNVSFDVQAREIVALIGPNGAGKSTTFNLITGVLSATSGSISVLGRKVDRAPPQEIVKLGISRTFQHVKLVPDMTVLENVAIGAHLRGHSGPLSSMLRLDRADEAKLLAEAARQIERVGLAEQMHQLAGSLSLGQQRIVEIARALCVDPMLLLLDEPAAGLRHMEKQQLAKLLRDLRDGGMSVLLVEHDMGFVMNLADRIVVLDFGTKIAEGTPATIKTNPEVIKAYLGVAA, translated from the coding sequence ATGCAGAGCCGGCTTCCCATTCTCGTCTTCGCATGTGTCATGGCGGCGATCCCGTTCATCCCGGGCATGCCACCGTTCTGGATCGTGCTGCTCGACAATATCGGCCTGTCCGCGCTGGTCGCCATGGGCCTCGTGCTGCTCACCGGCGTCGGCGGCCTGACGTCGTTCGGCCAGGCCGCCTTTGTCGGCTTCGGCGCCTACACTACGGCGCTGCTGACGACGGCCTATGGCCTGTCGCCCTGGCTGACCTTGCCGCTGTCGCTCGTGGTCAGCGGCCTGCTGGCGGTGCTGCTCGGCCTCGTCACGGTCCGCCTCTCCGGCCATTATCTGCCGCTCGGCACGCTGGCCTGGGGTCTCGGCCTGTTCTACCTGTTCAGCAAGCTGGAAGTCCTGGGGCGCAACGACGGCATCTCGGCGATCCCGCCACTATCGATCGGCTCGCTCAAGATGCTCTCACCGGGCTCGATCTATTTCGCGATCTGGATCGCGGTCATCCTCTCGGCGCTGCTGACGATGAACCTGCTGGACTCCCGCACCGGTCGCGCCATCCGCGCGCTGCGCCGCGGCCATGTCGCGGCCGAAGCTTTCGGCGTGCACACCCCGCGGGCGAAGCTCTTGGTGTTCATCCACGCCGCCGTGCTCGCGGGCCTCTCCGGCTGGCTTTATGCCCATCTCCAGCGCGCGGTGAACCCGACGCCGTTCGGGGCGCAGGCCGGCATCGAATATCTCTTCATCGCGGTGGTCGGCGGCGCCGGCTATGTCTGGGGCGGCGTGCTGGGCGCGGCGATCGTCGTGATCCTGAAAGAGGTGCTGCAGAGCTATCTGCCGCTGATCCTGCCCGGCTCCGGCCAGGTCGAGACCATCGTGTTCGGCATCATGCTGGTGACGCTGCTCCAGCTTGCGCCCGGCGGCGTCTGGCCCTGGCTGATGTCGTTCCTGCCTGAACGCGCCGGCGGCAGGAAGCTTGATACTTCGCTGAAGCTGGACCAACGCACCCGCACGCCCGCCGAATCCGGCGTGCTGCTCCAGGTCGAAAAGGCGCGGAAGCAATTCGGCGGTGTCATCGCGGTCAACAACGTTTCCTTCGACGTCCAGGCCCGCGAGATCGTCGCGCTGATCGGACCGAACGGCGCCGGCAAGAGCACCACCTTCAACCTGATCACCGGCGTGCTCTCGGCGACATCAGGCTCGATCTCGGTGCTCGGCAGGAAGGTCGACCGCGCACCGCCGCAGGAGATCGTCAAGCTCGGCATCAGCAGGACGTTCCAGCACGTCAAGCTGGTGCCCGATATGACCGTGCTGGAGAATGTCGCGATCGGCGCGCATCTGCGCGGCCATTCGGGGCCTCTCTCATCGATGCTGCGGCTCGATCGCGCCGACGAGGCAAAGCTGCTCGCGGAGGCCGCGCGCCAGATCGAGCGCGTCGGCCTCGCCGAGCAGATGCACCAGCTCGCGGGAAGCCTGTCGCTGGGACAGCAACGCATCGTCGAGATCGCGCGCGCGTTGTGCGTCGACCCGATGCTGCTGCTGCTCGACGAGCCGGCCGCGGGCCTGCGCCACATGGAGAAGCAGCAGCTCGCCAAGCTGCTGCGCGACTTGCGCGACGGCGGCATGTCCGTGCTTCTGGTCGAGCACGACATGGGCTTCGTGATGAACCTCGCCGACCGCATCGTGGTGCTCGACTTCGGCACCAAGATCGCCGAAGGCACGCCCGCCACGATCAAGACCAATCCCGAAGTGATCAAGGCCTATCTCGGAGTGGCGGCATGA
- a CDS encoding DUF6314 family protein, translated as MNQTVTDSWGDASEVMKRLTGSWSFNRLIEWQGSMQGVATFTPLDAGSLAYREQGRLRLLNGTEFEAGRDYVFRTRVRGFDVFFRETPPRLFHAIELVASDGGDLTGSAGHRCNLDHYQSTYTFRGEGGFVIRHAVSGPRKDYTMVTTYARV; from the coding sequence ATGAACCAAACTGTGACCGACAGCTGGGGTGATGCCTCCGAGGTGATGAAGCGGCTGACCGGCTCCTGGTCGTTCAATAGGCTCATCGAATGGCAAGGGAGCATGCAGGGCGTCGCAACCTTCACGCCCCTGGACGCGGGGAGCCTGGCCTATCGCGAACAGGGACGCCTAAGGCTCCTGAACGGCACCGAGTTCGAGGCCGGGCGCGACTACGTCTTCCGCACGCGCGTTCGCGGATTCGACGTGTTTTTCAGGGAGACCCCGCCAAGGCTATTTCATGCGATCGAACTCGTTGCATCCGACGGCGGTGATTTGACCGGAAGTGCAGGCCATCGCTGCAATCTCGACCATTATCAGTCGACCTACACCTTCCGCGGCGAGGGCGGCTTTGTCATTCGCCACGCCGTGTCAGGTCCGCGCAAGGACTACACGATGGTCACGACTTACGCGCGGGTGTGA
- a CDS encoding sensor histidine kinase encodes MSEIAAKAVTTRQKQRLARIVPYLLLQALIVIASLLGLRLLEPRDPDDFAVSEFSLREAGTTRPVTLPDFTASRYSLADPPLYSGSFVFRADGAGTTWSVFLPRFSNGVEVAINGVTILDSRRDPTANRPDRNTPEIAMIPASLLRKGSNDISVRLFVWGPLRGFLDTVYVGPDAALRPAFETRTLLFVTLPVVFSAWQSILAVILAIMWLMRRHEPVYGVLAAAMVLGVVQAFITPPVPPAASSRLVGVLLSSAPIESALIVASAVLFLGWRWPRYGVLLFVPGLIVIAGGLIAGPPLPRILFLLLGIPTVGFCLVLMAGIAAYAVFRRQDVASFALGCAATVVLTCWVHDILSVFEIMPNERTFVSRLSYSALLIAIGAGLTWRFARALNQVDSFAGQLVARVREAEERLKASFAREEARARAAALANERTRLMRDLHDGLGGQLISIVALSERGHEGATITDAARAALKDLRLVIDSMDDIGGDLMLALGSWRERAVMQLRPHDIALDWRVATPQGLPLHPELRPWHVIQIVRILDEAVTNAVKHADARHITVTVETRNDGQGPYGAISVADDGRGFALGEDGEAAGASQTARGVRNMRSRARRCGAVLELSTDESGTRVRLQLPQIFPDSDAAGG; translated from the coding sequence GTGAGCGAGATTGCCGCGAAGGCCGTGACCACGCGGCAGAAGCAGCGGCTCGCGCGCATCGTGCCGTATCTCCTGCTGCAGGCGCTGATCGTGATCGCCAGCCTCCTCGGGCTGCGGCTGCTGGAGCCGCGCGACCCCGATGATTTTGCCGTGAGCGAGTTCTCACTGCGCGAAGCCGGCACGACACGGCCCGTGACGCTGCCGGACTTCACCGCGTCGCGTTATTCGCTCGCCGATCCGCCGCTCTATTCAGGCAGCTTTGTGTTCAGGGCCGATGGCGCCGGCACGACCTGGTCGGTCTTCCTGCCGCGCTTCAGCAATGGCGTGGAGGTCGCGATCAACGGCGTCACGATCCTGGACTCCCGGCGCGATCCCACGGCCAACCGGCCCGATCGCAACACGCCGGAGATCGCGATGATCCCGGCCTCGCTGCTGCGCAAGGGCAGCAACGACATTTCGGTGCGGCTGTTCGTGTGGGGACCGCTGCGCGGTTTCCTCGACACCGTCTATGTCGGCCCGGACGCCGCCTTGCGCCCGGCCTTCGAGACCCGCACGCTGCTGTTCGTCACGCTGCCCGTGGTTTTCTCCGCCTGGCAGTCGATCCTCGCCGTCATCCTCGCCATCATGTGGCTGATGCGGCGGCACGAGCCTGTCTACGGCGTGCTCGCGGCCGCGATGGTGCTCGGCGTCGTGCAGGCTTTCATCACGCCTCCGGTGCCGCCGGCCGCCTCGTCGCGCCTGGTCGGTGTGCTGCTCTCCTCCGCGCCGATCGAAAGCGCGCTGATCGTGGCGTCAGCCGTGCTGTTCCTCGGCTGGCGCTGGCCGCGCTATGGGGTGCTGCTGTTCGTGCCCGGACTTATCGTGATCGCAGGCGGCCTCATCGCGGGGCCGCCGCTGCCGCGCATTCTCTTCCTGCTGCTCGGCATCCCCACCGTCGGGTTCTGCCTTGTGCTGATGGCGGGCATCGCGGCCTACGCCGTGTTCCGGCGACAGGATGTCGCGAGCTTCGCGCTCGGCTGTGCGGCAACCGTGGTGCTGACCTGCTGGGTCCACGACATTCTGTCGGTGTTCGAGATCATGCCGAACGAACGCACCTTCGTCTCGCGGCTGTCCTATTCGGCATTGCTGATTGCGATCGGCGCCGGGCTGACCTGGCGCTTCGCCCGCGCGCTGAACCAGGTCGACAGCTTTGCCGGCCAGCTCGTCGCACGCGTGCGCGAGGCGGAGGAACGGCTGAAAGCAAGCTTTGCCCGCGAGGAGGCGCGCGCCCGGGCCGCAGCGCTGGCCAACGAACGCACCCGGCTGATGCGTGACTTGCATGATGGTCTCGGCGGCCAGCTCATCAGCATCGTCGCGCTCTCCGAGCGTGGGCACGAGGGCGCGACCATTACCGATGCGGCGCGCGCCGCGCTGAAGGATCTGCGCCTCGTCATCGACTCCATGGATGACATCGGCGGCGATCTCATGCTCGCGCTCGGCTCCTGGCGCGAGCGCGCGGTCATGCAGCTCCGGCCGCACGACATCGCTCTCGACTGGCGCGTGGCGACGCCGCAGGGCCTGCCGCTGCACCCCGAGCTGCGGCCCTGGCACGTCATCCAGATCGTGCGCATCCTGGACGAGGCCGTGACCAATGCGGTCAAGCACGCGGACGCGCGCCACATCACCGTGACCGTCGAGACACGCAACGACGGCCAGGGGCCCTACGGCGCGATCAGCGTCGCGGACGATGGTCGCGGCTTTGCGCTTGGTGAGGACGGCGAAGCTGCGGGTGCAAGCCAGACCGCGCGCGGCGTGCGCAACATGAGAAGCCGCGCGAGGCGTTGCGGCGCGGTTCTCGAGCTGAGCACGGATGAATCGGGCACACGCGTGCGGCTGCAATTGCCGCAGATCTTTCCCGACAGCGATGCGGCCGGCGGCTGA
- a CDS encoding DUF2235 domain-containing protein, producing MTHHDETPHGSPATPDHAHADGNATAPGARAPRKLVLFADGTGNAFTTQESSVWRLYEALDHTQPDQIAYYIKGVGTAGWAPLAALDGATGIGVPANVRKLYRFLCWNWRPGDEIYIFGFSRGAFTARTLAALIASQGLVPAVIGDEPVSHAEMERNAMSAWREYRRETVPWQRSLPTIWIARLIRDIVLYVYHLIFGHRPYSAVRTAMNGRKDVNIDFLGLFDTVEAFGVPIEELRVAIDWAIWPISFRNHRPSHKAKHICHALALDDERTTFHPLRIDQSHLAADQMVKEVWFTGVHSDIGGGYPDCTLSFVPLVWMADQLGNKLRFQKGTVEHFRDYQSAIGPLHDSRSGAAVLYRYGPRPVLAGKANGGTPVVHFAVVERMLHGCDDYAPIMLPADARVLMPDGSKLDLTDEGTREAMKGAYLTKARGSRRQKEAEAFTAMSMPDAEMASLARDTVWWRRVAYFALLFMVGVIASWPWISYPLIQWSKRPVGHEGVSFIANIDWVLGAVVAPFANLVRSVMPSYAAPWLDIAIYYPFMTLVVAILTWWIWNKNSELRDTIQERARLAWNTPRRKASLSHIDEPGRLLKFGHWMRMNAGPAGLVITKGLVPAIFLLTIFGSAALMLSNSLFTGRVALGKVCTTNQDAAGSPQIGTPVRDDPTDAIAMFDTRTFCWWSGLAVEKGRKYRVFIDVKEPWFDRTTMSGANGFRTHGLRHTIALPELRLYAANWFQPVVRIGTKGVTELPLQAINVIPADALPRRIKPTLPAEDDVEGRDQYPVSLDDIDRFKDELKTLGNFEPIPQDMLADAEQVWRNEALTDRIVAEFIAPDSGELFFYVNDAVQIFPQLLPQSMVPSWLMVIQGPPDLFYHNNTGTAKISVQRMPAPALPAANTASPLASK from the coding sequence ATGACCCACCATGACGAAACGCCGCACGGCAGTCCCGCAACACCGGACCACGCGCATGCCGACGGGAATGCGACTGCACCCGGCGCGCGGGCGCCGCGCAAGCTCGTGCTGTTCGCCGACGGCACCGGCAACGCCTTCACCACCCAGGAATCCAGCGTCTGGCGACTCTACGAGGCGCTCGACCATACCCAGCCCGACCAGATCGCCTACTACATCAAGGGCGTCGGCACCGCCGGCTGGGCGCCGCTCGCCGCGCTCGATGGCGCGACCGGCATCGGCGTGCCGGCCAACGTTCGCAAGCTCTATCGCTTCCTGTGCTGGAACTGGCGGCCGGGCGACGAGATCTACATCTTCGGCTTCAGCCGCGGTGCCTTCACCGCGCGCACGCTGGCGGCCCTGATCGCAAGCCAGGGTCTGGTGCCTGCCGTGATCGGGGACGAGCCCGTCTCCCATGCCGAGATGGAGCGCAATGCCATGTCCGCGTGGCGCGAATATCGCCGCGAGACCGTCCCGTGGCAGCGCAGCCTGCCGACGATCTGGATCGCGCGCCTGATCCGGGACATCGTGCTCTACGTCTATCATTTGATCTTCGGACACCGCCCCTACAGCGCTGTCCGCACCGCGATGAACGGCCGCAAGGACGTCAATATCGACTTCCTCGGACTGTTCGACACGGTCGAGGCTTTCGGAGTCCCGATCGAGGAGCTGCGCGTTGCGATCGACTGGGCGATCTGGCCAATTTCGTTCCGCAACCACCGCCCTTCGCACAAGGCGAAGCACATCTGCCATGCACTTGCGCTCGACGACGAGCGCACCACCTTCCATCCGCTGCGGATCGACCAGTCTCATCTCGCCGCCGACCAGATGGTCAAGGAGGTGTGGTTCACAGGCGTCCACTCCGACATCGGCGGCGGCTATCCCGACTGCACATTGTCGTTCGTGCCGCTGGTCTGGATGGCCGACCAGCTCGGCAACAAGCTTCGCTTCCAGAAGGGCACGGTCGAGCATTTCAGGGACTATCAATCGGCCATCGGGCCGCTGCATGATTCACGCAGCGGCGCGGCGGTGCTGTATCGCTACGGCCCCCGTCCGGTCCTGGCAGGCAAGGCCAATGGCGGCACGCCCGTGGTGCATTTCGCCGTGGTCGAGCGCATGCTGCACGGCTGCGACGACTATGCGCCGATCATGCTTCCTGCCGACGCCCGGGTGCTGATGCCTGATGGCAGCAAGCTCGACCTCACCGACGAGGGCACGCGCGAGGCGATGAAGGGGGCTTATCTGACGAAGGCGCGGGGATCGCGTCGGCAGAAGGAAGCCGAGGCGTTCACCGCGATGAGCATGCCCGACGCCGAAATGGCCTCGCTCGCCCGCGACACCGTGTGGTGGCGCCGCGTCGCTTATTTCGCGCTGCTGTTCATGGTCGGCGTGATCGCCAGCTGGCCGTGGATCTCCTATCCGCTGATTCAATGGTCCAAACGTCCCGTAGGCCATGAGGGTGTCTCCTTCATCGCCAACATCGACTGGGTGCTTGGCGCCGTGGTGGCTCCATTCGCCAATCTCGTCAGGAGCGTGATGCCGTCCTATGCGGCGCCCTGGCTCGACATTGCGATCTATTATCCGTTCATGACGTTGGTCGTGGCGATCCTGACCTGGTGGATCTGGAACAAGAATTCGGAGCTGCGTGATACCATCCAGGAACGCGCGCGCCTCGCCTGGAATACGCCCCGCCGCAAGGCGAGCCTGAGCCACATCGACGAGCCCGGCCGGCTGTTGAAGTTCGGCCATTGGATGCGGATGAATGCCGGTCCGGCAGGGCTCGTCATCACCAAGGGGCTCGTGCCGGCCATCTTCCTGCTCACGATCTTCGGCTCGGCGGCACTGATGCTGTCGAACAGCCTGTTCACCGGACGGGTCGCGCTCGGGAAAGTCTGCACCACAAACCAGGATGCTGCCGGATCACCCCAGATCGGCACACCGGTGCGTGACGACCCGACCGATGCGATCGCGATGTTCGATACCAGGACGTTCTGCTGGTGGAGCGGGCTCGCGGTCGAGAAAGGCCGCAAATATCGCGTCTTCATCGATGTCAAAGAGCCCTGGTTCGACCGCACCACCATGAGCGGAGCGAACGGCTTCCGGACGCATGGGCTGCGTCACACCATCGCTTTGCCCGAACTGCGTCTCTACGCAGCAAACTGGTTCCAGCCCGTGGTACGCATCGGGACCAAAGGGGTCACCGAGCTTCCGCTACAAGCGATCAACGTGATCCCGGCTGACGCCTTGCCGCGCCGGATCAAGCCGACACTTCCAGCGGAAGATGATGTCGAAGGACGGGATCAATATCCTGTCAGCCTCGACGACATCGACCGCTTCAAGGACGAGCTGAAAACGCTCGGCAATTTCGAGCCGATCCCTCAGGACATGCTCGCGGATGCAGAACAGGTCTGGCGGAACGAAGCCCTGACCGACCGCATCGTCGCCGAGTTCATCGCCCCCGACTCGGGCGAGCTGTTCTTCTACGTCAATGATGCGGTGCAGATCTTTCCGCAGCTCTTGCCGCAATCGATGGTGCCGTCGTGGCTCATGGTGATCCAGGGCCCGCCAGACCTATTCTATCACAACAACACCGGCACGGCGAAAATCTCGGTGCAGCGTATGCCCGCACCTGCGCTGCCCGCGGCGAATACCGCCTCGCCGCTGGCGAGCAAGTAA
- a CDS encoding GCG_CRPN prefix-to-repeats domain-containing protein, whose translation MIRTILATALALGVIVSSARAMPLAPYGAQGGGDVITVAGGCGAGWHRGPYGGCLRNYADPGAHACPRGYHIGPGGACRGNGK comes from the coding sequence ATGATCCGGACCATCCTTGCCACGGCGCTTGCGCTCGGTGTGATCGTCAGCTCTGCCCGGGCGATGCCGCTGGCGCCGTACGGCGCCCAGGGCGGCGGCGATGTCATCACTGTTGCCGGCGGCTGCGGCGCCGGCTGGCACCGCGGCCCCTATGGCGGCTGCTTGAGAAACTACGCCGACCCTGGCGCGCATGCGTGCCCGCGCGGCTACCATATCGGACCGGGCGGCGCCTGCCGAGGCAACGGCAAGTAG
- a CDS encoding AraC family transcriptional regulator: MAVVRKSLSTEMLPKELSDRQRFIRFAELFEHFSNTGELDPASDVPFRAAMNSIHIGTTLLGRCNGSFVTVRREKRQVIETGDDRFCLVRNTGDRPSQVIHRGREFTMRPGSMVLLKLDEPFFAADGASQKRFTNVHLPVDSLRAMVTDVDDLVGCELEPGGALSLVMDYSDLLLRHPAAADEAGMAIASHLLDLAAIGLGARSDVAAAARRRGLRAVRLKAVLSILDVRFHEPDFSAQKLANAAGLSERYVNELLFEAGASFTTRLTELRLRKAADLLAHREGRISDIAFACGFNDLSYFNRCFRRRFGLTPTAARGK; encoded by the coding sequence ATGGCCGTCGTCAGGAAGTCGCTCTCCACCGAGATGTTGCCGAAGGAGCTGTCCGACCGGCAGCGCTTCATCCGTTTCGCCGAGCTGTTCGAGCATTTCTCCAACACCGGCGAGCTCGATCCGGCCTCCGACGTGCCGTTCCGCGCTGCGATGAACTCGATTCATATCGGCACCACCTTGCTCGGCCGCTGCAACGGCAGCTTCGTCACGGTGCGGCGGGAAAAGCGCCAGGTGATCGAGACCGGCGACGATCGCTTTTGCCTCGTGCGCAACACCGGAGACCGTCCCTCGCAGGTGATCCATCGCGGCCGCGAATTCACCATGCGGCCGGGATCGATGGTGCTGCTCAAGCTCGACGAGCCGTTTTTCGCCGCCGACGGCGCCAGCCAGAAGCGCTTCACCAATGTGCATCTGCCGGTCGATTCACTGCGCGCGATGGTCACCGACGTCGACGATCTCGTCGGCTGCGAGCTCGAGCCGGGCGGCGCGTTGTCGCTGGTGATGGACTACAGCGACCTGTTGCTGCGTCATCCCGCGGCCGCCGACGAGGCCGGCATGGCGATCGCGTCTCATCTGCTCGATCTCGCCGCGATCGGCCTCGGCGCCCGCAGCGACGTCGCGGCCGCCGCACGGCGCCGGGGCCTGCGCGCAGTGCGGCTCAAGGCCGTGCTGTCGATCCTGGATGTGCGATTCCACGAGCCGGATTTCTCCGCGCAGAAGCTCGCCAATGCGGCCGGTCTCTCCGAGCGCTATGTCAACGAGCTGCTGTTCGAGGCCGGCGCCAGCTTCACCACGCGCCTGACCGAATTGCGGTTGCGCAAGGCTGCAGATTTGCTCGCCCATCGCGAGGGGCGCATCAGCGACATCGCGTTTGCCTGCGGCTTCAACGACCTCTCTTATTTCAACCGCTGCTTTCGCCGCAGGTTCGGCCTGACGCCGACCGCGGCGCGGGGCAAGTGA
- a CDS encoding response regulator — translation MTDQDETGEAITILLVEDDAPTCWRLQDALTKAGYEVRTAGTLGEARSGLAAGAPRVLLTDLRLPDGHGVELIRETRQRFPNTEIMVISALGDEESVISAITVGATGYLLKDAFPTDIATTVRDLVAGHSPISASIARFIVRRTQNSAEPPPGPALNTAKLTPREIDILWGIAKGFSYAEIAGHLGLSRQTVPGHIKNIYRKLEVHTRSEAVFEAVQQGLIKL, via the coding sequence ATGACGGACCAGGACGAGACCGGTGAGGCCATCACCATCCTCCTCGTCGAAGACGATGCACCGACCTGCTGGCGCCTTCAGGACGCCCTGACGAAGGCCGGCTACGAGGTGCGCACGGCAGGCACGCTGGGCGAAGCCCGGAGCGGGCTTGCGGCCGGCGCGCCCCGCGTGCTGCTGACCGACCTGCGGCTGCCCGACGGCCATGGCGTCGAGCTGATCCGTGAGACCAGGCAGCGCTTTCCGAACACCGAGATCATGGTGATCTCGGCGCTCGGCGACGAGGAAAGCGTGATCTCCGCCATCACCGTCGGCGCCACCGGCTATCTGCTCAAGGACGCCTTCCCGACCGACATCGCGACCACCGTGCGCGATCTGGTCGCCGGACATTCGCCGATCTCGGCCTCGATCGCGCGCTTCATCGTGCGGCGAACACAGAATTCGGCCGAGCCGCCGCCGGGTCCGGCGCTCAACACCGCCAAGCTGACGCCGCGCGAGATCGACATCCTCTGGGGCATCGCCAAGGGATTCAGCTACGCCGAGATCGCAGGCCACCTCGGTCTGTCCCGGCAAACCGTGCCCGGCCACATCAAGAACATCTATCGCAAGCTCGAGGTGCACACGCGCAGCGAAGCGGTGTTCGAGGCGGTGCAGCAGGGTCTGATCAAGCTGTGA